The Fusarium oxysporum Fo47 chromosome II, complete sequence genome includes a region encoding these proteins:
- a CDS encoding alpha/beta hydrolase fold-domain-containing protein, which translates to MAPYLAPEWLEVEKELGGRLVLGGTMENYRAGGEAIAKYIKAHLPPPRDYGLEIVSVEYRLTPAVDIKVVFQDVFDGFSWTYENASKLGGDQRRVFMLGSSCGGTLSLATAHRLIELGREGQLKGVINMAGGTVHEANVPKHLQHLMKSMEENATDAPIIDGQTAKMINASTGLNKHADDEWLFPLLSSHLNKFPSVYLVACGADPLRDDNVAMEHELRSKRVKVKLDMYEGLPHVFWMFPTLSATKTFIGNLLAGIKFILE; encoded by the exons ATGGCGCCTTACTTAGCTCCTGAGTGGTTAGAG GTCGAGAAGGAACTGGGTGGTCGACTTGTCCTCGGCGGGACTATGGAGAATTATCGTGCTGGCGGAGAGGCTATTGCGAAGTACATCAAAGCTCATCTGCCTCCTCCCCGGGATTACGGGCTTGAGATCG TCTCTGTTGAGTATCGTCTTACCCCAGCAGTTGATATCAAGGTCGTTTTTCAGGACGTCTTTGACGGATTCTCATGG ACCTACGAAAACGCCTCCAAGTTAGGTGGAGACCAGAGGCGCGTCTTTATGCTTGGCAGCTCATGTGGTGGTACACTCTCCCTTGCCACCGCTCACAGGCTCATTGAACTTGGACGGGAGGGACAGCTCAAAGGAGTGATCAACATGGCTGGAGGTACAGTTCATGAAGCCAACGTGCCAAAGCATCTCCAGCACCTCATGAAGTCCATGGAAGAGAACGCTACTGATGCCCCAATCATTGACGGGcagacagccaagatgatcaaCG CATCGACTGGTCTCAACAAGCATGCCGATGATGAGTGGCTATTCCCTCTACTCTCGTCACACCTAAACAAGTTTCCATCCGTCTATCTTGTTGCCTGCGGAGCGGACCCTCTGCGAGACGATAACGTAGCCATGGAGCATGAACTTCGCAGCAAAagggtcaaggtcaagctcGACATGTACGAAGGGTTACCCCATGTCTTTTGGATGTTTCCAACACTTAGTGCTACGAAGACATTCATTGGGAATCTCCTTGCTGGTATCAAGTTCATCCTGGAGTGA